From the genome of Impatiens glandulifera chromosome 9, dImpGla2.1, whole genome shotgun sequence, one region includes:
- the LOC124915645 gene encoding protein LONGIFOLIA 1-like, producing MSSAKLDNRELQRQIGCMNGIFHLFDRHNSFTARTRRSTSHRRLPPPTPHTQCKGDDDKEELAKQRNHRRTTSNESPRTSFSSSLSSSTFSSMDNNKTVDLRDVVKDSIYKETVSGLSVKTTRGANHTIKYVDSPRPPLPYRQNETETTLRSKYAPRFSYDGRESRDSWTSTMKLKELPRLSLDSRQSTKHVQNEGIHRRSSSVVAKLMGLEGLPDSVSSDINCYRQDENLDTTPRLLRSKYNQESIPASTSLPALSPHLTSREPALRKPASPTSIYGEIEKRLTDLEFKSSGKDLRALKQILEAMEKTRERLEVKNEDKAANLEHQNIKDCTNYGNPDQNSRSEHNSYPASPTSKRNGSSSSSIVIMKSAKFSERRTSASSAAMPINKLKNSDAAAGVRSRKSSNISVDKIQGPRENHLRQQQSHQNGNKTKTKAMHSLKLPPQPLPVSPRLLQQKKHHNNQPNDQSSSPGRKIKLKSSIPKKCDKKGATKTTQQGDTASVQSDSIDSEVQSTGHSEEINCLYPQDIPEKLRKDAATGEFRSTIEQPSPISVLDATFYREGSPSPVRKISNAFTDDETQNSEETEWSTTVELDHLLNNTDTDAQPMFNQEKLESINQLVLKLKELNSTNEETDEASYSPHNSEDQNPDHSYITQIILASGLLFKDLSAYSSTLIQLKPPLLNPSLFLVLEQTKGSIDESNIADKIHRKLIFDVVNEILVQKINDSGFYRSCISVEKLGQKKLVKELCSEVDLLLGKADCNLQDEDDEEKEDYLISMLNEEMMHKSGNWIDYRSELPALALDIERLIFKDLITEVVQGSRDNKHYCKLLKNISQ from the exons ATGTCTTCTGCAAAACTCGACAACCGAGAATTACAAAGACAGATTGGCTGTATGAATGGCATCTTTCACCTCTTCGACCGCCACAACTCATTCACTGCCCGGACACGGCGTAGCACCAGCCACAGAAGGTTACCACCGCCCACACCTCACACTCAATGCAAG GGAGATGATGATAAAGAAGAGTTGGCGAAACAGAGGAATCATCGAAGAACAACCTCAAATGAATCACCCAgaacttctttttcttcttccctTAGCTCATCTACCTTCTCTTCAATGGATAACAACAAAACGGTTGACTTACGAGATGTGGTCAAGGATTCAATCTACAAAGAGACGGTTTCAGGATTGTCTGTCAAGACAACCAGAGGCGCAAATCATACCATAAAGTATGTTGATTCGCCAAGACCACCATTACCCTATAGACAGAACGAAACAGAGACGACATTGCGGTCCAAATATGCTCCTCGCTTTTCCTACGACGGAAGGGAATCAAGGGATTCATGGACATCCACCATGAAACTCAAAGAGCTACCTCGACTGTCGTTAGATAGTAGACAATCAACGAAACATGTTCAAAATGAAGGTATTCATCGTCGATCCTCTAGCGTTGTAGCGAAActtatgggtttggaaggactTCCAGATTCAGTTTCTTCAGATATCAACTGCTACAGGCAAGATGAGAATCTTGACACGACACCCAGGTTATTGAGAAGCAAATACAACCAAGAATCCATACCAGCAAGTACTTCTCTGCCTGCATTGTCGCCTCATTTGACCTCAAGAGAACCAGCTCTACGAAAACCAGCCTCGCCTACTTCAATTTATGGAGAAATTGAGAAGCGGTTGACTGACCTCGAGTTCAAAAGTTCTGGGAAGGATCTAAGAGCTCTTAAGCAGATTCTTGAAGCAATGGAGAAGACCAGGGAGCGATTAGAAGTCAAAAACGAAGATAAAGCTGCAAATTTGGAGCATCAAAACATAAAAGATTGTACAAATTATGGCAACCCAGATCAAAACAGCAGATCAGAGCACAATTCATACCCAGCATCTCCAACTTCGAAACGGAatggatcatcatcatcatcaattgtGATTATGAAATCAGCCAAATTTTCTGAGAGAAGAACTTCAGCTTCCTCTGCTGCAATGCCAATTAACAAGCTTAAGAACAGTGATGCTGCTGCTGGTGTAAGGAGTAGAAAGAGTAGTAATATTTCAGTTGACAAAATTCAGGGTCCTAGAGAAAATCATCTTAGACAACAACAATCCCATCAAAATGGAAATAAGACAAAAACCAAAGCAATGCATTCTTTGAAACTACCTCCTCAACCACTCCCTGTAAGCCCAAGATTGTTGCAGCAGAAGAAACATCATAACAATCAGCCAAATGACCAGAGTTCCTCTCCAGGTAGAAAAATCAAGTTGAAATCTTCTATCCCCAAGAAATGTGACAAAAAGGGTGCAACAAAAACAACTCAACAAGGCGATACAGCCTCTGTGCAATCAGATAGCATTGATTCAGAAGTTCAAAGCACCGGGCACTCGGAGGAGATCAATTGCCTATACCCGCAG GATATACCAGAGAAGTTGAGAAAAGATGCAGCAACAGGAGAATTCAGAAGCACTATAGAACAACCAAGTCCTATCTCAGTTCTTGATGCTACATTCTACAGAGAAGGTTCGCCCTCTCCTGTGAGGAAGATATCAAATGCTTTTACAG ATGATGAAACTCAGAATTCTGAAGAGACTGAATGGAGCACGACAGTAGAGTTAGATCATTTGCTCAACAACACAGATACTGATGCCCAACCCATGTTCAATCAAGAAAAACTAGAAAGTATCAACCAGTTGGTTCTCAAGCTAAAAGAACTCAACTCCACAAACGAAGAAACCGATGAGGCATCATATAGTCCACATAACTCCGAAGACCAAAACCCAGATCACAGTTACATAACCCAGATAATTTTAGCATCTGGTCTACTCTTCAAAGATCTAAGTGCATACAGCTCAACCCTGATACAGCTTAAACCACCATTGCTAAACCCAAGCCTGTTTCTTGTGCTTGAACAAACCAAAGGGAGTATTGATGAATCAAACATTGCTGACAAGATTCATAGAAAGCTGATATTCGATGTTGTCAATGAGATCCTTGTGCAGAAGATAAACGACTCGGGGTTTTACAGGTCATGCATAAGTGTAGAGAAACTGGGACAAAAAAAGCTTGTGAAAGAATTGTGTTCTGAAGTGGATCTTCTTCTGGGTAAGGCAGATtgcaacttacaagatgaagacgATGAAGAGAAGGAGGATTATTTGATAAGCATGTTGAATGAGGAGATGATGCATAAGTCAGGAAACTGGATTGATTACAGATCAGAATTGCCTGCATTAGCTTTGGATATTGAACGTCTCATCTTTAAAGACCTAATCACTGAAGTTGTTCAAGGTAGTAGGGATAACAAGCACTACTGCAAATTACTCAAGAACATTTCacaatag
- the LOC124914961 gene encoding ninja-family protein AFP3-like isoform X1, with the protein MKEGIILKNENSVQVNEFSIDLLPAFMSRKSSVLKLNEEEEGDDDIELSLSLSLNGQFGFDPKRVNKLSRSSSIPEIMTTTTTTEETNKSFAVKSLTPAVHAPLSRTCSLPIESEEWRKRKELQSLRRLEAKRKRLEKLKNPKSGRDLEGGVAVNGYGEFSLPFGLPKSSSVMKGEKAPLFRQGSIGSQGSGSSGISESECLPLPPRVAKRKVEEFGQVKKEEEDKNGGGLREGSSEAKEMLKKALLDMPYVSTTGEGTDGRKIGGFLYRYSKGEEAKIVCVCHGSFLSPAEFVKHAGGGDVSHPLKHILVSPSPLV; encoded by the exons ATGAAGGAGGGTATAATTTTGAAGAACGAGAACTCTGTTCAAGTAAATGAATTTTCTATAGATCTGTTACCTGCATTCATGTCAAGGAAAAGTTCAGTCTTGAAAttgaacgaagaagaagaaggagatgaTGATATCGAGCTAAGTCTGAGTCTTTCACTCAACGGTCAATTTGGATTTGACCCAAAGAGAGTGAATAAGCTTTCTCGTTCATCTTCAATACCGGAAATCatgacgacgacgacgacgacagAGGAGACTAACAAAAGCTTCGCCGTGAAATCGTTGACTCCTGCAGTTCACGCGCCGCTGTCGAGGACTTGTTCACTTCCGATTGAATCTGAAGAATGGAGGAAAAGGAAGGAGCTTCAATCGTTGAGACGGCTTGAAGCGAAGAGGAAAAGATTGGAGAAGCTGAAGAATCCAAAGAGTGGTAGAGATCTGGAAGGAGGTGTAGCTGTTAATGGGTATGGTGAGTTTTCTCTTCCATTTGGATTACCCAAATCAAGTTCTGTAATGAAAGGAGAAAAGGCGCCTCTTTTCCGACAAGGGTCAATTGGATCTCAGGGAAGTGGATCTTCTGGAATATCCGAATCTGaatgtcttcctcttcctcctcgAG TAGCAAAGAGGAAAGTTGAAGAATTTGGGCAAGtgaagaaggaggaggaggataaAAATGGAGGTGGATTGAGAGAGGGAAGCAGTGAAGCTAAAGAAATGTTGAAGAAGGCGCTACTGGACATGCCTTATGTATCCACAACTGGTGAAGGAACAGATGGGAGGAAAATTGGAGGATTTCTTTATAGATATAGTAAAGGGGAGGAAGCAAAAATTGTCTGTGTTTGTCATGGTTCCTTCCTATCTCCGGCGGAGTTCGTCAAGCACGCCGGCGGCGGCGATGTATCTCACCCTCTCAAGCACATCCTAGTTAGCCCTTCTCCCCTTGTTTGA
- the LOC124914961 gene encoding ninja-family protein AFP3-like isoform X2, translated as MKEGIILKNENSVQVNEFSIDLLPAFMSRKSSVLKLNEEEEGDDDIELSLSLSLNGQFGFDPKRVNKLSRSSSIPEIMTTTTTTEETNKSFAVKSLTPAVHAPLSRTCSLPIESEEWRKRKELQSLRRLEAKRKRLEKLKNPKSGRDLEGGVAVNGYGEFSLPFGLPKSSSVMKGEKAPLFRQGSIGSQGSGSSGISESECLPLPPRAKRKVEEFGQVKKEEEDKNGGGLREGSSEAKEMLKKALLDMPYVSTTGEGTDGRKIGGFLYRYSKGEEAKIVCVCHGSFLSPAEFVKHAGGGDVSHPLKHILVSPSPLV; from the exons ATGAAGGAGGGTATAATTTTGAAGAACGAGAACTCTGTTCAAGTAAATGAATTTTCTATAGATCTGTTACCTGCATTCATGTCAAGGAAAAGTTCAGTCTTGAAAttgaacgaagaagaagaaggagatgaTGATATCGAGCTAAGTCTGAGTCTTTCACTCAACGGTCAATTTGGATTTGACCCAAAGAGAGTGAATAAGCTTTCTCGTTCATCTTCAATACCGGAAATCatgacgacgacgacgacgacagAGGAGACTAACAAAAGCTTCGCCGTGAAATCGTTGACTCCTGCAGTTCACGCGCCGCTGTCGAGGACTTGTTCACTTCCGATTGAATCTGAAGAATGGAGGAAAAGGAAGGAGCTTCAATCGTTGAGACGGCTTGAAGCGAAGAGGAAAAGATTGGAGAAGCTGAAGAATCCAAAGAGTGGTAGAGATCTGGAAGGAGGTGTAGCTGTTAATGGGTATGGTGAGTTTTCTCTTCCATTTGGATTACCCAAATCAAGTTCTGTAATGAAAGGAGAAAAGGCGCCTCTTTTCCGACAAGGGTCAATTGGATCTCAGGGAAGTGGATCTTCTGGAATATCCGAATCTGaatgtcttcctcttcctcctcgAG CAAAGAGGAAAGTTGAAGAATTTGGGCAAGtgaagaaggaggaggaggataaAAATGGAGGTGGATTGAGAGAGGGAAGCAGTGAAGCTAAAGAAATGTTGAAGAAGGCGCTACTGGACATGCCTTATGTATCCACAACTGGTGAAGGAACAGATGGGAGGAAAATTGGAGGATTTCTTTATAGATATAGTAAAGGGGAGGAAGCAAAAATTGTCTGTGTTTGTCATGGTTCCTTCCTATCTCCGGCGGAGTTCGTCAAGCACGCCGGCGGCGGCGATGTATCTCACCCTCTCAAGCACATCCTAGTTAGCCCTTCTCCCCTTGTTTGA
- the LOC124916579 gene encoding LRR receptor-like serine/threonine-protein kinase RPK2 has translation MAPSCSLSSSFGCFRFGITWKLASILLWVFTLSSVGVVFGSDLDRSALLKFKMSVSDPYGVLSSWDSGSSSHCSWAGVLCDPNSRVLALNISGGGTPGSLSCAKFTQFPLYRLGIKRDCFESNAKLGGSISSEISKLSELRILSLPFNDIRGEIPSEIWEMEKLEVLDMEGNEISGSLPSHFGGLRSLRVLNLGFNRIMGEISGSLAALSGLQVLNLAGNKVNGTIPGFIGGYTRLKGLHLSFNRLTGPIPKEIGKNCVKLENLDLSGNFLGSQIPSSLGNCIHLRSLLLYSNMLQGSIPVELGRLRKLQVLDLSRNTLSSSIPSELGKCSELSVLVLTNQFDPLPNAADSEGNSLKIEELNYYEGTLPSELVSLPKLKILWLPRATLSGRLPVKWSSCASLEIVNLGQNFFKGDFPSGLTQCSKLSFLDLSSNYLTGQLLDKLPVPCMTLFNVSRNLLSGSIPRFSYSAGCPSVVADTRDLSFPYASYLIQATLGDNNGGKSVVVHNLGSNNFTGSFQSLPIAPERMTKQTVYAFLAYGNKLTGPFPGPLFENCNGLKALFVNVSNNSITGRIPEIVEGECSSLKLMDVSLNQLTGEIPLSLVNLVSLVAVNLSSNFIQGEIPSNIGQLKALEILSLSGNNLTGSIPATLGQLYSLEILDLSSNSLSGNIPEDLSNLSNLTALLLNDNKLSGQIPSGLANVTGLEKFNASFNNLSGPLPWNDNTMKCNSLLGNPNLGSCKVFSLAVPSADSQGMNGDLQGDTSPPISPSPKAGNSNSGFNSIEIASISSAAAIVSVLIALIILFIYTRKWNAGSRIGGSSRKEVTIFTDIGVPLTFEDVVRATGSFNTSNCIGSGGFGATYKAEISPGQLVAIKRLAVGRFQGVQQFDAEIKTLGRLRHVNLVTLIGYHASEAEMFLIYNYLPGGNLEKFIQERHTRTVDWRVLHKIALDISRALAYLHDQCVPRVLHRDVKPSNILLDDDYNAYLSDFGLARLLGTSETHATTGVAGTFGYVAPEYAMTCRVSDKADVYSYGVVLLELLSDKKALDPSFSTYGNGFNIVAWACMLLRQGRAKEFYTMGLWECGPHDDLVEVLHLAVVCTVESLSTRPTMKQVVRRLKQLQPPSC, from the coding sequence ATGGCTCCAAGTTGTTCGCTATCTTCTTCCTTCGGATGCTTCCGTTTCGGGATAACCTGGAAGCTGGCTTCGATTCTTTTGTGGGTCTTCACTTTATCTTCAGTCGGCGTGGTTTTCGGGTCCGATTTGGACAGATCAGCTCTTTTGAAGTTCAAGATGTCAGTTTCCGACCCTTATGGAGTTTTGTCTAGTTGGGATTCGGGTAGTTCGAGTCACTGTTCGTGGGCTGGAGTTCTCTGCGACCCGAATTCTCGTGTTTTGGCCCTTAACATCAGTGGAGGAGGTACGCCAGGTTCTTTATCGTGTGCTAAATTTACTCAATTTCCTTTGTATAGGCTTGGTATTAAGAGAGATTGCTTTGAGAGTAATGCAAAACTAGGAGGTTCAATCTCATCTGAAATTTCGAAGCTTTCGGAGCTTAGAATTTTGTCACTTCCTTTCAACGATATAAGGGGTGAAATCCCATCTGAGATATGGGAGATGGAGAAATTGGAAGTTCTTGATATGGAAGGGAATGAGATTTCTGGGTCTTTACCTTCCCATTTTGGTGGTTTGAGGAGCTTGAGAGTTCTAAATTTAGGTTTCAATCGCATAATGGGGGAGATATCAGGCTCACTGGCTGCCCTATCGGGTCTGCAAGTCTTGAATTTGGCTGGGAACAAGGTAAATGGGACTATCCCTGGATTTATTGGGGGATATACCCGCTTGAAAGGGCTTCACTTATCGTTCAACAGACTTACCGGCCCTATTCCTAAGGAGATTGGCAAAAACTGCGTAAAACTTGAGAATCTAGATCTTTCGGGGAATTTCTTGGGGAGTCAGATTCCTTCTAGTTTGGGTAATTGTATCCATTTACGCTCGCTCCTCCTGTATTCCAATATGTTGCAGGGTAGTATTCCAGTTGAGCTTGGTCGATTGCGTAAGCtacaagttcttgatctctcgAGGAACACCTTAAGCAGTTCAATACCATCCGAGCTAGGGAAGTGCTCTGAATTATCAGTCCTTGTTCTAACCAACCAGTTTGATCCTCTTCCAAATGCTGCTGATTCCGAAGGCAATTCATTGAAGATTGAGGAACTCAATTACTATGAAGGAACACTCCCCTCGGAACTTGTTTCTCTTCCGAAGCTGAAGATACTTTGGTTGCCAAGGGCGACTTTGTCAGGAAGACTACCCGTCAAATGGAGCTCTTGTGCAAGTTTGGAAATTGTAAACTTGGGTCAGAATTTCTTTAAAGGAGACTTTCCTTCTGGCCTTACCCAATGCTCTAAGCTTTCTTTTCTTGATTTGAGCTCGAATTATCTGACCGGACAGCTTCTTGATAAGCTTCCAGTTCCTTGCATGACTCTCTTCAACGTAAGCAGGAATCTTCTTTCAGGTTCCATTCCAAGGTTTAGTTATTCTGCCGGCTGTCCTTCTGTTGTTGCTGATACTCGTGATTTGTCGTTTCCATATGCATCGTATCTGATTCAAGCGACTCTAGGTGACAATAATGGCGGTAAATCGGTTGTAGTGCATAATTTGGGGAGTAATAACTTCACAGGAAGCTTCCAGTCCTTACCTATTGCGCCTGAAAGAATGACGAAGCAAACTGTTTATGCTTTTCTCGCATATGGAAATAAGCTGACTGGACCGTTCCCAGGTCCGTTGTTTGAGAACTGCAACGGTTTGAAAGCCCTGTTTGTTAACGTCAGTAATAACAGCATCACGGGTCGAATCCCTGAAATCGTTGAAGGAGAGTGTTCGTCGCTTAAGCTTATGGATGTTTCCTTGAATCAACTTACAGGGGAAATCCCTCTTAGTTTGGTGAATTTGGTCTCACTTGTTGCTGTCAATCTCAGTTCGAATTTCATTCAAGGTGAGATTCCAAGTAACATTGGGCAGTTAAAGGCTCTCGAGATTCTTTCTTTATCTGGTAATAATCTCACCGGGTCCATACCCGCCACTTTGGGTCAGTTGTATTCTTTAGAAATTCTCGACCTTTCTTCAAACTCGCTGTCGGGTAATATTCCTGAAGATCTTTCGAATCTGTCGAACCTGACTGCTCTTCTGCTCAACGACAATAAACTTTCTGGGCAAATTCCTTCAGGGTTGGCAAATGTAACCGGTCTCGAGAAATTCAACGCCTCCTTCAACAATCTTTCTGGACCGTTGCCTTGGAACGATAACACTATGAAATGCAATAGTCTCCTCGGAAATCCTAACCTAGGATCTTGTAAGGTTTTCTCTTTAGCTGTTCCGTCAGCAGATTCCCAAGGAATGAATGGAGATTTGCAAGGTGATACTTCTCCGCCTATAAGCCCTAGCCCGAAGGCCGGAAATAGTAATAGTGGTTTCAATTCTATTGAAATCGCATCCATTAGTTCGGCGGCTGCAATCGTATCTGTTCTCATCGCTCTAATCATTCTCTTCATATACACCAGAAAGTGGAATGCTGGGTCCAGAATCGGCGGGTCTAGCCGAAAAGAAGTAACTATCTTCACCGATATCGGGGTCCCGCTGACTTTCGAGGACGTTGTGCGCGCAACCGGTAGTTTCAACACCAGCAACTGCATTGGCAGTGGAGGTTTCGGAGCGACTTATAAAGCCGAGATTTCTCCAGGGCAATTAGTGGCCATAAAGCGGCTAGCAGTAGGACGTTTCCAAGGCGTTCAGCAGTTCGACGCTGAAATCAAAACCCTAGGGAGGCTTCGTCATGTAAATCTGGTGACCCTGATAGGCTACCACGCCAGTGAAGCCGAAATGTTCCTCATATATAACTATCTCCCTGGTGGGAACTTGGAGAAGTTCATCCAGGAAAGGCACACGAGGACAGTCGACTGGAGGGTTCTCCACAAGATTGCCTTGGACATATCTCGAGCCCTTGCCTACCTTCACGACCAGTGTGTTCCGCGTGTCCTTCATCGTGATGTCAAACCTAGTAATATCCTGTTGGACGATGATTACAACGCTTATCTGTCTGATTTCGGTTTGGCTAGGCTGTTGGGCACATCAGAAACTCATGCCACCACCGGTGTTGCTGGGACTTTTGGTTACGTAGCTCCTGAATACGCGATGACTTGTAGGGTTTCCGACAAGGCTGACGTGTACAGTTACGGGGTTGTCCTTCTGGAGCTGCTGTCGGATAAGAAAGCGCTCGATCCTTCCTTCTCCACTTATGGAAACGGCTTCAACATAGTTGCATGGGCGTGCATGTTACTTCGTCAGGGACGTGCCAAGGAGTTTTATACTATGGGGCTGTGGGAGTGCGGACCCCATGACGATTTAGTGGAGGTGCTGCATTTGGCTGTGGTGTGTACGGTTGAGTCGCTGTCGACGAGGCCAACGATGAAGCAAGTGGTTAGAAGACTAAAGCAACTTCAGCCCCCTTCCTGTTGA
- the LOC124916794 gene encoding flocculation protein FLO11-like, which yields MEPEPVSKTSIEPPPSPPPQPPTPPSPPPQPPPPSLSTQSEAAAKAPVSEGRRNLSFSWSSTSSTTSSFNSLVDSFKKEDINIHDEPQPQQQQQQPQPTTPRKLSLGGASSSSSLSGRFGIYDPNRIPSAIFAKPSNQADWSVASNESLFSIAGNNSFSLGDFTLPNYEPINNNPQAATAPEAAPETMESNNPFGLPVTAEEEFEVEEFGRKSSSIWEDFHEINVPPPSPPLPAAITQPPEIMMTEKEETPPPTVVPDRILFPESCSNNSHHQQSYSVGSSRMSQESGNSCNSFAFPLLTSEGSTNDHLSQPPPVSMGTENERLPPPQPSPKRESVENANSGPQTTTKWDSNEDLSQPEKNSSWFSYFCCCSMNCDCCGRANCLSKGHNHNHTNDNLDT from the exons ATGGAGCCTGAACCTGTATCGAAAACTAGTATTGAACCACCACCATCGCCGCCGCCGCAGCCACCAACACCACCATCGCCGCCCCCGCAGCCACCACCACCCAGTTTGTCGACACAATCGGAGGCCGCGGCAAAGGCTCCGGTTAGCGAAGGCCGCCGAAATTTGTCATTTTCGTGGTCATCCACATCTTCGACCACTTCATCTTTTAATTCATTGGTAGACTCTTTTAAAAAGGAGGACATCAATATTCATGATGAACCCCAAccccaacaacaacaacaacaaccacaACCCACGACGCCGCGGAAACTGTCGTTGGGTGGTGCGTCGTCGTCGTCATCATTGTCGGGTCGTTTTGGTATCTACGATCCTAATAGAATCCCATCCGCAATCTTTGCTAAACCTAGCAATCAAGCGGATTGGAGCGTTGCATCGAACGAATCTTTGTTTAGCATAGCGGGAAATAACAGTTTTTCACTGGGGGATTTCACGTTGCCTAATTATGAACCAATCAATAACAATCCTCAGGCAGCGACGGCGCCGGAGGCGGCGCCTGAAACCATGGAGAGTAATAACCCGTTTGGTCTACCCGTTACAGCCGAAGAAGAATTTGAAGTGGAAGAATTCGGAAGAAAAAGCTCTTCCATTTGGGAGGATTTCCATGAAATTAATGTACCCCCACCCTCACCACCACTACCAGCAGCAATAACTCAACCGCCGGAGATTATGATGACGGAAAAGGAGGAAACTCCGCCCCCCACCGTCGTCCCTGATAGAATTCTGTTTCCAGAGAGTTGTTCCAATAACTCCCATCACCAACAGAGTTATTCTGTCGGATCTTCTCGTATGTCTCAAGAAAGCGGCAATAGTTGCAATTCCTTTGCCTTTCCATT GTTGACGAGTGAAGGTTCAACAAACGATCATTTATCACAACCTCCCCCTGTAAGCATGGGAACCGAGAACGAGAGGTTGCCCCCGCCGCAGCCTTCACCCAAGCGGGAAAGCGTTGAAAATGCAAATTCGGGACCACAAACCACCACGAAATGGGATAGCAATGAAGATCTGTCGCAGCCGGAGAAAAATTCTTCATGGTTTTCGTATTTTTGTTGTTGCTCAATGAACTGTGATTGTTGTGGTCGGGCCAATTGTTTGTCCAAAGGACACAACCACAACCACACAAACGATAATCTAGATACGTAG
- the LOC124914347 gene encoding serine carboxypeptidase-like 25: MELPTIHTIIFFTISILFSSLLLLHADTPPSTLEEEADRISSLPGQPPVHFHQFSGYVTVKENRKALFYWLTEATEDPFSKPLVVWLNGGPGCSSIAYGASEEIGPFRINNKATGLYLNKFSWNRLANLLFLETPAGVGFSYTNRSSDLYNTGDRRTAMDSLIFLRRWMERFPRYKNRDVYLTGESYAGHYVPQLAKQIMDYNNDKTNRFRIRLKGFMVGNAVTDNYYDNLGTVTYWWSHAMISDKTYHKLINTCDFKLLQQKESSECESFYSYAMDKEFGNIDQYNIYAVPCNKSDDQRRAFTGQTASLPHRRPLSKSRWLSGYDPCTENYAEVYYNRPDVQKALHANVTGIHYKWTACSDTLNRNWNDTDVSVLPIYRELIAAGLRIWVFSGDIDSVVPVTATRFSLAQLKLETKTPWYPWYIKKQVGGWTEVYKGLTFATVRGAGHEVPLFKPRAAFQLFRSFLRGEPLPKS, translated from the exons ATGGAACTTCCAACAATACACACCATCATCTTCTTCACCATCTCCATTCTCTTCTCTTCCCTTCTCCTTCTTCACGCAGACACGCCGCCGTCAACCCTTGAAGAAGAAGCAGACAGAATCTCCTCCCTCCCCGGCCAGCCCCCCGTCCATTTCCACCAGTTTTCCGGCTACGTAACCGTCAAAGAAAACAGAAAGGCACTGTTTTACTGGCTTACTGAAGCCACTGAAGACCCTTTCTCCAAACCCTTGGTTGTCTGGTTAAACGGAG GTCCAGGTTGCTCTTCAATAGCGTACGGTGCATCAGAAGAAATAGGTCCTTTCAGAATTAACAATAAGGCCACTGGTTTATACCTAAACAAGTTTTCATGGAATCGTTTGGCCAATTTGCTCTTCTTGGAAACACCCGCCGGAGTTGGCTTCTCCTATACCAACCGCTCCTCCGATCTCTACAACACCGGAGATCGCAGAACTG CAATGGACTCGCTGATATTCCTCAGGAGGTGGATGGAAAGATTCCCGCGTTACAAGAACAGAGACGTGTATTTAACGGGAGAGAGTTATGCTGGCCATTATGTTCCTCAACTTGCTAAACAAATCATGgattataataatgataaaactAATCGTTTCCGAATCAGACTTAAAGGGTTCATG GTGGGGAATGCTGTAACGGATAACTATTACGATAACCTTGGAACGGTGACGTATTGGTGGAGCCACGCCATGATCTCTGACAAAACGTATCATAAACTGATCAACACTTGTGATTTCAAGCTATTGCAACAGAAGGAATCCAGTGAATGTGAATCGTTTTACTCTTACGCAATGGATAAAGAATTCGGAAACATAGATCAGTACAATATCTATGCAGTTCCTTGTAACAAATCCGACGACCAACGTCGAGCCTTCACCGGCCAGACCGCAAGTCTGCCTCACCGTCGTCCCCTGTCG AAATCAAGATGGTTATCAGGGTACGATCCATGTACGGAGAATTATGCAGAGGTTTACTATAACAGGCCTGATGTTCAGAAGGCTCTTCATGCTAACGTCACTGGAATCCATTATAAATGGACTGCTTGCAG CGATACTTTGAATCGAAATTGGAACGATACAGATGTCTCTGTTCTTCCAATATACAGGGAATTGATAGCTGCCGGTTTGAGGATTTGGGTTTTCAG tGGCGATATAGATTCGGTTGTGCCTGTGACCGCGACTAGGTTTTCCTTGGCGCAGCTGAAGTTGGAGACAAAGACGCCTTGGTATCCTTGGTACATCAAGAAACAG GTTGGTGGATGGACAGAGGTGTACAAGGGGCTAACATTTGCAACGGTTAGAGGGGCAGGTCATGAAGTGCCACTTTTCAAACCACGGGCAGCATTTCAACTGTTTAGGTCATTCTTAAGAGGGGAGCCCCTCCCCAAATCTTAG